The Huiozyma naganishii CBS 8797 chromosome 3, complete genome genome contains a region encoding:
- the TIM11 gene encoding F1F0 ATP synthase subunit e (similar to Saccharomyces cerevisiae TIM11 (YDR322C-A); ancestral locus Anc_5.361) — protein MSTANVLRYSALGLGVFVGLKNDLGFRSAAKSKKEEEKYQQKVKLVEEARGEWKKLHPPAVVPTSGAAQVNLDDPNFDFGKYIDGVLGSLKST, from the coding sequence ATGTCTACTGCAAACGTGTTACGGTACTCTGCGCTGGGTCTTGGTGTGTTTGTCGGGCTGAAGAATGATCTCGGGTTCAGGTCTGCAGCGAAGAGCaaaaaggaggaggagaagtaTCAGCAGAAGGTGAAGCTCGTTGAGGAGGCCAGAGGTGAGTGGAAGAAATTACATCCACCTGCAGTGGTACCCACCAGCGGGGCTGCTCAAGTCAACCTGGATGACCCAAATTTTGATTTCGGGAAGTACATTGACGGAGTCCTCGGGTCGTTGAAATCTACTTGA
- the KNAG0C05530 gene encoding DUP/COS family protein has translation MSALQSAIAEIQADPIVLPRDIYKSKTRHYIHELLHISYFKIGVLIYVLFLTSTVLMVQDTREYVLSAFMIIICAVGAVAIVVFIFRYHYLIRVFNSNTKILFLGEVVKHRPSLDPESWNAIADRMNQQFYSTEEWSTPYYFYDGQSCLEFFRSFVIGPKCNTQTLAQFANGFRPQGQTELEMNAVAAAYTNLATEDYELEKFKERALEVYLTAVDEYLEKQYPHLLDD, from the coding sequence ATGTCTGCTTTGCAATCTGCCATTGCGGAGATACAGGCTGACCCAATTGTATTACCAAGGGACATTTACAAGTCCAAAACGAGACACTATATCCACGAACTGTTGCACATCTCCTACTTCAAAATTGGGGTCCTGATATACGTGCTTTTCTTAACCAGCACTGTACTGATGGTGCAAGACACCAGGGAATACGTGTTGTCCGCATTCATGATTATCATATGTGCCGTGGGGGCCGTTGCAATCGTGGTTTTCATCTTCCGCTACCACTATCTAATCCGGGTCTTCAATTCGAACACCAAGATACTGTTCTTGGGGGAAGTAGTGAAGCATAGACCGAGCTTGGACCCGGAGTCCTGGAACGCGATTGCAGATCGGATGAACCAGCAATTTTACAGCACAGAAGAATGGTCCACCCCGTACTACTTCTACGATGGACAGAGCTGTCTCGAGTTCTTCAGATCGTTTGTCATAGGCCCCAAATGTAATACTCAGACATTGGCTCAGTTTGCAAACGGATTCCGTCCACAGGGACAGACAGAATTAGAGATGAATGCCGTTGCAGCGGCGTATACTAACCTTGCTACGGAAGACTACGAACTCGAAAAATTCAAGGAAAGAGCACTGGAGGTGTACCTGACCGCTGTGGATGAGTACCTGGAGAAACAGTACCCTCACCTTCTCGATGATTGA
- the MRPL35 gene encoding mitochondrial 54S ribosomal protein mL38 (similar to Saccharomyces cerevisiae MRPL35 (YDR322W); ancestral locus Anc_5.360), producing MISARRSIHCGAVVRNTVEHVWASAKGRPAALNVKSARVKQSLLNGSSSDGPASLHRRSNRLKYRSPELIDEVFASSYAFLEAKAAKVQDQLDKHADAMDASTRETLLRKVEINNPEVQYNFQFSEKVDNNPELIDYNVAVYRYLGKKHWESKAQMLLMQRLETLHVIPDTLPTLDPRVDVHVKFPYSTGVNKWIEPGEMLSSNVTAMEPVFKLQEFDRVNPEEQLYTVLVVNPDEPDLARDSYKTSLCYGLTNLKVSYNDNVVDARRFTDENVLMPYLPPVPEKNAGIQRFATWVFRQTAPLTTQLDSRDEFDLRAFVKDHQLDPVGAHVWRSTWDLNVRTVREKYNLPAGRVFSKVRKSIH from the coding sequence ATGATATCAGCTAGGAGAAGTATACACTGTGGTGCAGTGGTCCGTAATACAGTTGAGCACGTCTGGGCGAGCGCAAAAGGGAGACCCGCCGCGCTGAATGTGAAATCTGCCCGGGTTAAGCAGTCTCTGCTGAATGGATCGTCCTCAGATGGGCCTGCATCTCTGCACAGACGGTCCAACAGGTTGAAGTACAGGTCTCCCGAGCTGATTGACGAGGTATTTGCGTCCAGCTATGCGTTTCTAGAGGCAAAGGCAGCGAAGGTACAAGATCAGTTGGACAAGCATGCGGACGCTATGGACGCAAGTACTAGGGAGACACTGTTGCGGAAGGTGGAGATTAACAACCCAGAGGTGCAGTATAACTTCCAGTTTAGCGAGAAAGTGGACAACAACCCGGAACTGATCGACTACAACGTAGCGGTGTACCGTTACCTTGGGAAGAAACATTGGGAATCCAAGGCTCAAATGCTTCTGATGCAGAGACTCGAGACGCTTCACGTTATACCTGACACGTTGCCCACACTTGATCCCCGCGTGGACGTACATGTGAAGTTCCCTTACTCAACTGGTGTGAACAAATGGATAGAACCGGGGGAGATGCTTTCATCAAATGTTACTGCAATGGAACCCGTCTTCAAGCTACAAGAATTTGACAGGGTCAACCCTGAAGAACAGCTGTATACCGTGCTGGTCGTGAACCCGGACGAACCGGACTTGGCTAGGGACTCGTACAAGACGTCACTATGTTACGGATTGACAAACTTGAAAGTATCTTACAACGACAACGTCGTGGACGCAAGGAGGTTTACAGACGAAAACGTGCTCATGCCGTATCTACCACCGGTACCAGAAAAGAACGCTGGGATTCAACGGTTTGCAACATGGGTCTTCAGACAGACGGCCCCTCTGACGACACAATTGGACTCTAGGGACGAATTCGATCTCAGAGCGTTTGTGAAAGACCACCAGTTAGACCCAGTGGGCGCACATGTTTGGAGAAGTACCTGGGACTTGAACGTCAGAACTGTAAGAGAGAAGTACAACCTGCCAGCGGGGAGAGTGTTTAGCAAAGTGCGTAAATCCATACATTGA
- the NOP10 gene encoding snoRNP complex protein NOP10 (similar to Saccharomyces cerevisiae NOP10 (YHR072W-A); ancestral locus Anc_5.353) has translation MHLMYTLDNEGKRIYTLKKATADGEITKSAHPARFSPDDKYSRQRVTLKKRFGMLP, from the coding sequence ATGCATTTGATGTACACTTTGGACAACGAGGGGAAGAGAATCTACACTCTGAAGAAGGCGACCGCGGACGGTGAAATCACCAAGTCTGCGCATCCAGCGAGGTTCTCCCCCGATGACAAGTACTCCAGACAGAGAGTCActctgaagaagagattCGGGATGCTGCCATAG
- the SWA2 gene encoding auxilin-like protein SWA2 (similar to Saccharomyces cerevisiae SWA2 (YDR320C); ancestral locus Anc_5.352), which produces MADPFASLLTSFKESSKKPAAKSESPEPVTVKGGGEPATASTHAVFMEPLIPSGGGQGSFQQKPAGSDDKFDDVFDLFNSEPAAEVKEPDRVPSDESVHENVAVVDEVRDMEVAKIMSLGFGIDKAVEFYDSGVLYDELVERRDRRHIRHTHTRHSVREVTEVPKHTGNSFFSAAVGLLNKGKDFVDHLTAYPDEEGDRLARYRQEHADAAHFGDFTPGEREQDLLIDDFESKVSITDKHNPPLAQTPDETLLDFGEDDSSKSGSRTHVNNSPSIELPIVPISTMELSGYNEFRAKGTELFKKGDYSAAVLEYEKSLNTLPEKHPLRIIAMSNMMLPYLKIGEYTKCLKLAPLALELIPEDRSTWRSVIQQSEPKRTYRDIWSKLVMRLAEAQEHAENYTGAFDNYQLLVANGITNEKVMDGKRRCQKVLNPPSKVERKGTPTPTPQVVTPARTPDPATSKTVYENAERVKRANAKSEQEEAAKMEFYDVVETKVNNWKGDKEGDIRYLLSHLTEIVTWVEWNSVSQADLVMPKRVKITYLKAIAKIHPDKIPADLPLEYRMIADTVFSVLNNAWEKFKLDNNIN; this is translated from the coding sequence ATGGCGGACCCGTTTGCGTCTTTGTTGACGTCTTTTAAGGAGAGTAGTAAGAAACCGGCTGCGAAAAGCGAGTCTCCGGAGCCTGTCACGGTGAAGGGTGGGGGTGAGCCGGCGACTGCGAGTACACATGCGGTGTTTATGGAACCACTGATACCGTCTGGGGGTGGTCAGGGCAGTTTCCAGCAAAAACCTGCTGGTTCTGACGACAAATTTGACGATGTGTTcgatttgttcaattcgGAACCTGCTGCGGAGGTTAAAGAACCTGATCGTGTGCCCTCCGATGAAAGCGTTCATGAAAATGtggctgttgttgatgaggTTCGAGATATGGAGGTGGCCAAGATTATGTCGCTGGGGTTTGGTATTGATAAAGCTGTGGAATTCTACGATTCAGGTGTTTTGTATGACGAGTTGGTGGAAAGGCGTGATAGACGGCACATTCGGCATACTCACACTAGACACAGTGTCAGGGAGGTCACGGAGGTACCAAAACACACTGGGAACTCGTTTTTCTCAGCCGCTGTTGGGCTGCTCAATAAGGGCAAAGATTTCGTGGACCATTTGACTGCGTACCCTGATGAGGAAGGGGATCGACTGGCCAGGTACAGGCAGGAACATGCAGACGCGGCACATTTTGGTGATTTTACACCAGGTGAACGAGAACAGGATCTCCTGATAGACGATTTCGAATCGAAAGTGAGTATCACGGACAAACACAATCCACCATTGGCACAGACCCCAGATGAGACATTGCTCGATTTTGGCGAGGATGACAGTTCCAAGTCCGGGTCCCGCACGCACGTGAACAACTCTCCCTCGATAGAGTTACCCATTGTCCCTATTTCTACCATGGAACTGTCTGGGTACAACGAGTTCAGGGCAAAGGGTACcgagttgttcaagaagggtGACTATTCAGCAGCGGTGCTGGAGTACGAGAAGTCACTCAACACTCTCCCTGAGAAACACCCTCTCCGGATCATCGCCATGTCCAACATGATGCTCCCGTACTTGAAGATAGGTGAGTACACGAAGTGTTTGAAACTAGCGCCCCTCGCGCTAGAGTTGATACCAGAGGACCGGAGTACCTGGCGCAGTGTCATACAGCAAAGTGAACCGAAGAGAACGTACAGGGACATCTGGTCAAAATTAGTGATGAGACTAGCAGAGGCGCAGGAACATGCCGAAAACTACACTGGTGCATTCGATAACTATCAATTGCTCGTGGCCAACGGTATCACCAACGAAAAGGTTATGGACGGGAAGAGGAGGTGCCAGAAGGTTTTGAACCCGCCGAGCAAAGTGGAACGGAAGGGAACACCGACGCCGACGCCGCAAGTGGTGACACCGGCAAGGACCCCGGACCCAGCAACCTCGAAGACCGTCTACGAGAATGCGGAACGCGTAAAGAGAGCAAACGCCAAGTCCGAACAAGAGGAGGCCGCCAAAATGGAATTCTACGACGTCGTCGAAACCAAAGTAAACAACTGGAAGGGTGACAAAGAGGGCGACATCCGGTATTTGCTCTCGCATCTCACAGAGATCGTCACCTGGGTCGAATGGAACTCAGTCTCCCAGGCGGACCTGGTGATGCCCAAGAGAGTCAAGATCACGTACTTGAAGGCCATCGCCAAGATCCACCCGGACAAGATCCCTGCTGACCTGCCATTGGAGTACAGGATGATAGCAGATACCGTGTTCAGCGTGTTGAACAACGCGTGGGAGAAGTTCAAACTGGACAACAACATAAACTGA
- the YFT2 gene encoding Yft2p (similar to Saccharomyces cerevisiae YDR319C; ancestral locus Anc_5.350) produces MLLDKLIWPNVVLLYPFVLSIGLILHVLVPEQVQDQLKQHVYFFNSKNVLNQVFAYKGNLVWTVLFLYIAVLSYFIKTMSRDPLEQRAGGRQVDWQIVRQYCWKLLLKNGLLYLCFLVIDGVFIATGGVCTTMGGEMRKIRSAESCKWNGGQWENGFDISGHFCFLMNISLILWAELQLLQDAIRREELGEEELNLWICYKWLRHGLTAVKITLYIWLFLLFVTASFYHTSSEKLIGCAFGYVCPFVMYHLIPTSPRLNEFFYG; encoded by the coding sequence ATGCTGCTGGACAAGCTGATCTGGCCGAATGTGGTCCTTCTGTACCCGTTTGTGCTGTCAATCGGTTTGATCTTGCACGTTTTGGTGCCCGAACAGGTGCAAGATCAGTTGAAACAACACGtttacttcttcaactcaaaGAACGTGCTGAACCAGGTATTCGCGTACAAGGGGAATCTCGTGTGGACGGTACTGTTTCTGTACATAGCTGTACTGTCGTACTTCATCAAAACAATGAGTCGTGATCCCCTCGAGCAGCGCGCTGGGGGGAGACAAGTGGACTGGCAAATTGTGAGGCAGTACTGCTGGAAACtgctcttgaagaacggtCTACTCTACTTGTGCTTCCTAGTCATCGATGGTGTGTTCATCGCGACGGGAGGGGTTTGCACGACCATGGGGGGGGAGATGAGGAAGATAAGGTCCGCAGAGAGCTGCAAATGGAATGGCGGGCAATGGGAGAACGGGTTCGATATCAGCGGACACTTCTGCTTCCTCATGAACATCAGTCTTATCCTCTGGGCTGAACTCCAGTTGCTCCAGGATGCAATAAGGAGAGAGGAGCTCGGggaggaggaactgaaCCTCTGGATATGTTACAAATGGCTTAGACATGGATTAACGGCCGTCAAAATTACATTATACATATGGTTATTCCTGCTGTTCGTCACTGCTTCGTTCTATCATACATCGTCTGAGAAGCTGATAGGTTGCGCCTTCGGATACGTGTGTCCATTTGTCATGTACCACCTCATTCCAACGTCGCCCCGGTTAAACGAATTTTTCTACGGTTAA
- the KNAG0C05460 gene encoding uncharacterized protein (ancestral locus Anc_5.358a), producing MLHRSASANAVATLRRRSRSFSSVSGQTTGRPFLRRTLSQSSNISMVSSLNSNQKLRDESFNEFWHFLSGDEYYGAVNSLWDKLPQDTKDIFVAKVVQKRRSTKWTYEDVGDLFTDQAVPTKNSFMHYRRRVSPYFRNNAPGIRESVISKTVADIYNNELTDEERLELKREAEHLRAQTLAERIEIAQRYVELNTRGLDADPFLAEVRQWREENRSLAPSVQQVNSLVEKLDLGKAEPAVAVAAAAAAKPSSFVGELTAQSRKLLNKFKSKSKKKRGKNKSKSKKAADARPLEILVPL from the coding sequence ATGCTACACCGGTCTGCCTCAGCGAATGCTGTGGCGACTCTTCGGAGACGTAGCAGGTCCTTTTCCAGTGTCAGTGGACAAACCACTGGTCGGCCGTTCTTAAGAAGAACGTTGTCGCAGAGCAGCAACATATCGATGGTCTCCTCGCTCAACTCGAACCAGAAGCTGAGGGACGAGTCCTTCAATGAGTTCTGGCATTTCTTGTCTGGGGACGAGTACTACGGGGCGGTCAATTCGCTGTGGGATAAGTTGCCCCAGGACACGAAGGACATCTTCGTTGCGAAAGTGGTCCAGAAACGGCGCAGCACAAAGTGGACCTACGAGGACGTAGGGGACCTGTTCACGGACCAGGCTGTACCCACGAAGAACTCGTTTATGCACTATCGAAGGCGGGTGTCTCCCTATTTCAGGAATAATGCGCCCGGGATCCGAGAGTCTGTCATCTCAAAGACCGTGGCAGATATATACAACAACGAGCTGACGGACGAGGAGCGGCTCGAGCTCAAGAGGGAGGCTGAGCATCTGAGAGCCCAGACGTTAGCCGAGAGGATCGAGATCGCACAGCGATACGTCGAGTTGAACACAAGAGGGCTCGATGCAGACCCATTTCTGGCGGAGGTACGGCAGTGGCGCGAAGAGAACCGGTCTTTGGCACCCTCGGTACAGCAGGTAAATAGTTTGGTCGAGAAATTAGACTTGGGCAAGGCGGAacctgctgttgctgttgctgctgctgctgccgctaAACCGAGCTCATTTGTCGGTGAATTGACTGCTCAGTCCCGGAAGTTACTCAATAAGTTCAAGTCcaagtccaagaagaagagggggaagaacaagagcaaAAGCAAGAAGGCCGCGGATGCGAGACCATTGGAGATTCTTGTTCCCCTGTGA
- the DAD4 gene encoding Dad4p (similar to Saccharomyces cerevisiae DAD4 (YDR320C-A); ancestral locus Anc_5.354) translates to MENPYDKVQSNILSRIIANVERLNQSVVTLNQELATVTQKNKQLETIGTICENYSSSMQFNLETTGHMRPPNGDAD, encoded by the coding sequence ATGGAGAACCCGTACGATAAAGTGCAGAGTAACATCCTGTCGCGGATAATAGCGAATGTCGAGCGATTGAACCAGTCCGTAGTGACGCTGAACCAGGAGCTGGCGACCGTGACGCAAAAGAACAAGCAACTGGAGACGATCGGCACGATCTGCGAGAACTACTCCAGCAGCATGCAGTTCAACTTGGAGACTACGGGCCACATGAGGCCGCCCAACGGCGACGCCGACTGA
- the MCM21 gene encoding Mcm21p (similar to Saccharomyces cerevisiae MCM21 (YDR318W); ancestral locus Anc_5.349), protein MRELEDLEQDIDALEKEIESLKKRTADVKGEIRDKRLGGSRTKDTTNVVIQEFESVFEKFPQLYDILYNDYRPDASDNDDNDTNSVDSAGSNRANQTNNRSVSATATPVKTGKDKAHQQGNRSDEDLPEDEWVLKNQVPIEHQMFDQSVGDLLDTDILSSPSKRKRNPAQHGADTSRLHEKILLENAYRLFGITYFPVVDPADLQLNAETQKMVITREMLGVRFDVFNDQDSKFEKPFYVLLKKNLKAKVWEIFKHTIPGNIDVHSLFHTITGGLATSNNDIYLFSKEVYVRLVQSSLRLKHFNSLQERGLIEDLRGDLRSTNVSFMTGPRFMIDVKLTIQNNEVVSVYVKKGKEEVKSKLAMFLTGPIDDLEGKLKQLTVEKFV, encoded by the coding sequence ATGCGTGAGCTGGAGGATCTCGAACAGGATATTGACGCCCTTGAGAAAGAGATTgagtctttgaagaaaagaacagCCGATGTGAAGGGTGAGATCAGAGACAAGAGGTTAGGTGGATCCCGTACGAAAGACACAACGAATGTTGTCATCCAGGAATTCGAAAGCGTCTTTGAGAAGTTCCCACAACTGTACGATATACTGTACAACGACTACCGACCGGACGCATCGGATAACGATGACAACGACACCAATTCCGTGGACTCAGCGGGGAGCAACCGTGCCAATCAGACGAACAATCGCAGCGTATCGGCAACGGCTACCCCCGTTAAAACGGGCAAGGACAAAGCACATCAGCAGGGCAACCGTTCAGATGAGGATTTACCCGAGGACGAATGGGTGCTGAAGAACCAGGTGCCGATTGAACATCAAATGTTCGACCAAAGTGTCGGTGACTTGTTGGACACCGATATACTGTCGTCaccttcaaagaggaagcgCAACCCAGCGCAGCATGGAGCGGATACGTCCCGACTACACGAGAAGATTCTTCTAGAAAACGCTTACCGACTATTTGGTATCACGTACTTCCCAGTGGTAGACCCTGCGGACTTGCAATTGAATGCGGAGACGCAAAAGATGGTCATTACGCGAGAGATGCTCGGAGTGAGATTCGACGTGTTCAATGACCAGGATTCCAAGTTCGAGAAACCGTTCTACGTGCTGTTAAAGAAGAATCTGAAGGCCAAGGTATGGGAGATCTTCAAGCACACGATCCCGGGAAACATTGACGTGCACTCTCTATTCCATACAATAACGGGTGGCCTCGCCACGAGTAACAACGATATTTATCTATTCTCTAAAGAAGTCTACGTCAGATTGGTCCAGAGTTCCTTGCGGTTGAAACACTTCAACTCTTTACAGGAACGTGGCCTGATAGAAGATCTAAGGGGGGACCTTAGAAGCACGAATGTGTCGTTCATGACGGGTCCCAGGTTCATGATCGACGTGAAGTTGACCATTCAGAACAATGAAGTCGTCTCGGTGTACGTGAAAAAGGGCAAAGAGGAGGTCAAGAGTAAGTTGGCCATGTTCCTCACTGGGCCCATCGATGATCTGGAGGGGAAACTGAAGCAGTTAACCGTAGAAAAATTCGTTTAA
- the PEP7 gene encoding phosphatidylinositol-3-phosphate binding protein (similar to Saccharomyces cerevisiae PEP7 (YDR323C); ancestral locus Anc_5.364): MDTSNGSPADSAGPSKEVESMECPVCLTAFPTLQALNTHLDVDHGFGDDTGDSHMVVTDRGESSNKKKIRRAKSPPSERGTAAAHTNHRTSTWQKYRVGEKCNFCQRKLNPNTTGIANCRKCGKLYCKMHCTNIIKLNNRGKLDPVKGQWTSCCRSCFSSRPGYNDYGEVRNLTGEFTRIRRSKNEDARLRKLQLENRLVRLIDGFVKLYKLHYLVAMANKEGAGQAVLSSIKFTLDATNFEKDVTAWQDDHTVNSCTICHKQFNFLQRKHHCRLCGMVVCNSTTTKCSNGEIPVLMLRDNAADLPFKEDASLLKRGEVKMDVRLCSNCIRAVYTPRKFHQDCVAPPPKIIDKYISMCHIAKVINDTLPYFQGALAKAETQREQDAEGGTPVGGGNNGNRRTAVANSLEDIKQLAKLRERLVNSFGTYNVLTRQLLQVPPSNPSEQRIQQSIKVVSSQFVNEKILPLRAMGSVLNSNSANTTSSSSASSSLHSKSPATQLPQVKPLSSVLKRLTVKEVKQYREELMVLKEQSFIIEQAIEDSKTHRRFDEATALSRNLSELTDRSQELQGLLGEEGF; the protein is encoded by the coding sequence ATGGACACCAGCAATGGTTCCCCTGCAGATTCTGCGGGACCGTCCAAAGAGGTGGAGAGCATGGAATGTCCAGTGTGTTTGACAGCGTTCCCCACTTTACAGGCTCTAAACACACATTTGGACGTAGACCATGGGTTTGGTGATGATACGGGAGATTCCCATATGGTTGTGACCGATCGTGGGGAGAGCAGCaataaaaagaagataCGAAGGGCGAAGAGCCCGCCAAGTGAACGCGGTACAGCCGCGGCGCACACGAACCACAGGACGTCTACATGGCAGAAATACCGGGTCGGCGAGAAGTGCAACTTTTGCCAGCGCAAACTGAACCCAAATACTACTGGTATTGCCAACTGTCGGAAGTGTGGGAAGCTGTACTGCAAGATGCACTGCACGAATATTATAAAACTGAACAACCGGGGCAAACTTGATCCTGTGAAGGGCCAGTGGACAAGTTGTTGCCGTTCGTGTTTCTCCAGTCGACCCGGATACAATGACTATGGAGAGGTGCGCAACTTGACCGGTGAGTTCACGAGAATACGAAGATCAAAGAACGAGGACGCCAGGTTGAGAAAGTTACAGCTTGAAAACAGGTTAGTCCGGCTAATCGATGGATTCGTGAAGTTGTACAAGCTACATTACCTCGTTGCAATGGCAAATAAGGAAGGTGCTGGTCAAGCTGTGCTTTCAAGTATTAAGTTTACTTTGGATGCGACCAACTTCGAGAAAGACGTTACTGCGTGGCAGGATGACCACACGGTCAACAGTTGTACCATCTGTCACAAGCagttcaatttcttgcaAAGGAAGCACCATTGTCGGCTCTGTGGGATGGTCGTTTGCAATTCCACCACTACGAAGTGCTCGAACGGGGAGATACCAGTCTTGATGCTAAGGGATAACGCCGCGGACTTGCCCTTCAAAGAGGATGCGTCCCTGCTGAAAAGAGGCGAGGTCAAAATGGACGTCCGGTTGTGTTCGAACTGTATCCGTGCCGTGTACACACCGCGGAAGTTCCACCAGGACTGCGTCGCACCGCCCCCGAAGATCATAGACAAGTACATAAGCATGTGTCACATTGCGAAAGTGATCAACGATACGCTGCCATACTTCCAGGGCGCATTGGCGAAGGCGGAGACGCAACGAGAGCAAGACGCAGAGGGCGGTACACcagttggtggtggtaacaATGGCAACAGACGCACGGCTGTGGCCAACTCATTGGAAGATATCAAGCAGTTGGCCAAATTGCGCGAGCGGCTCGTCAATTCGTTCGGCACGTACAACGTCCTGACGCGGCAACTGTTACAAGTGCCACCGAGCAACCCATCAGAGCAACGGATCCAGCAGTCGATCAAAGTGGTGTCCTCGCAGTTCGTCAACGAGAAAATCCTCCCACTGCGGGCAATGGGATCCGTCCTGAACTCAAACTCCGCCAACACgacctcctcgtcgtctGCGTCGTCATCGCTGCATTCCAAGTCCCCTGCTACACAGCTACCGCAGGTGAAACCACTCTCAAGCGTGCTAAAGAGACTCACGGTCAAAGAGGTGAAACAGTACCGCGAGGAACTGATGGTCCTGAAGGAGCAATCCTTCATCATAGAACAAGCAATTGAGGACTCCAAGACACACAGAAGGTTCGACGAGGCAACTGCACTGTCCCGCAACCTCAGCGAACTGACTGACCGGTCGCAAGAACTACAGGGTCTGCTCGGAGAGGAAGGTTTCTGA
- the ASP1 gene encoding asparaginase ASP1 (similar to Saccharomyces cerevisiae ASP1 (YDR321W); ancestral locus Anc_5.356): MPNQNLEITTICPDLENSQFTIQSAEPTTAMTVAVDLAENSTVTSCNLPRIKILGTGGTIASKGVNASATAGYHVDLTIQDMLDSIPDISQICEIEYEQLCNVDSKNIDEPLLYKIYQGISQSLQSFDGIVITHGTDTLSETAFFIESTIDTGDVPIVFVGSMRPSTSVSADGPMNLYQAICIASNRESRGRSVLVSLNDQISAGYYITKTNANSLDSFNVRQGYLGNFVNNEIHYYYPPVKPQGCHKFKLNWKPDLATGGHEFGLPKVCILYGHQSITPEILTLIEGSCAGIVIATMGAGSLPDDMCQRALQSPVPIVFSKRSMDGMIPIANLPIDSSTRTRGSVIASGYLNPEKSRLLLQLCLSGGYSTEEIRHVFKGVYGG, encoded by the coding sequence ATGCCGAACCAGAATTTGGAGATTACTACTATCTGCCCGGACTTGGAAAACTCGCAGTTCACAATACAGAGTGCAGAACCCACCACTGCGATGACCGTGGCCGTTGACCTCGCTGAAAACTCCACTGTGACGAGTTGTAACCTGCCCAGGATTAAGATACTGGGGACAGGGGGTACAATTGCGTCCAAGGGTGTCAATGCATCCGCGACCGCTGGGTACCACGTCGATTTGACCATTCAGGACATGCTAGACTCCATCCCGGATATCTCGCAGATATGCGAGATAGAATACGAGCAACTGTGCAACGTGGATTCTAAGAATATAGACGAACCACTCTTGTACAAGATCTATCAGGGGATATCGCAGTCGTTGCAGTCCTTTGACGGGATTGTGATCACGCACGGGACGGACACACTTTCGGAGACCGCTTTCTTCATAGAGAGCACTATTGACACGGGCGACGTGCCCATCGTGTTTGTTGGTTCCATGCGTCCCTCGACAAGTGTCTCAGCGGATGGGCCAATGAACTTGTACCAGGCCATTTGCATTGCGTCTAATAGGGAGTCCAGGGGAAGGTCCGTGCTCGTCTCTTTGAACGACCAGATATCCGCCGGTTACTACATCACAAAGACGAACGCCAACAGTCTAGACTCCTTCAACGTTAGACAGGGGTATCTGGGGAACTTCGTCAACAACGAAATCCATTACTACTACCCACCGGTAAAGCCACAGGGGTGTCACAAGTTTAAACTGAATTGGAAACCAGACCTGGCGACTGGGGGGCACGAATTCGGCCTCCCCAAAGTGTGTATCCTCTACGGCCACCAGTCGATCACTCCCGAGATCCTAACGCTGATCGAGGGCAGCTGTGCTGGGATAGTGATCGCGACGATGGGCGCAGGATCTTTGCCCGATGATATGTGCCAGCGGGCGCTTCAGTCTCCAGTGCCCATCGTTTTCTCAAAGAGGTCCATGGATGGGATGATCCCCATTGCAAACCTACCAATCGATTCAAGCACACGAACCCGCGGCAGCGTCATCGCATCAGGGTACTTGAACCCCGAGAAATCAAGACTGCTGCTCCAACTTTGCCTTTCCGGGGGTTACTCAACAGAGGAGATCAGACATGTCTTCAAGGGCGTCTACGGTGGTTAA